From the genome of Mugil cephalus isolate CIBA_MC_2020 chromosome 2, CIBA_Mcephalus_1.1, whole genome shotgun sequence, one region includes:
- the LOC125002600 gene encoding B-cell receptor CD22-like, with protein sequence MEGSSVTLTCSSDANPAANYTWYKENEDSPKASGQIFNITHIRPEHRGSYYCEAQNRIGRHNSTLHLTVVAGKLPVILNVIRLTLMVLVLIPLLLILCMRKKKLFSCGAEPNEPVEAIEMQQNDTHYYSNSSLYCN encoded by the exons atggagggtagttcagtgactctgacctgtagcagtgatgctaacccagcagctaactacacctggtacaaggagaatgaagactcaccaaaagcttcaggacagatcTTCAACATCACCCACAtcagacctgaacacagagggagttattactgtgaagcccagaacagaaTTGGACGTCATAACTCCACCTTACATTTGACTGTTGTAGCag gAAAATTACCAGTAATACTGAATGTCATCAGGTTAACTTTGATGGTGCTGGTGCTGATTCCTCTTCTTTTGATTCTGTGTATGAG gaagaagaaactcttcAGCTGTGGGGCTGAACCAAATGAACCTGTGGAGGCTATAGAG atGCAGCAAAACGACACACATTACTATTCGAATTCTTCTTTATATTGCAATTAG
- the LOC125003505 gene encoding B-cell receptor CD22-like — translation MTYAGAAAAGALVIFLLSVLGGRFVSSSQIPWPVTDLHVQVNSPSSCRYYSCTWADLKCARDDNLHYTPTYVWYKNGEVVPDVTSSIYSEYFYPEDSYSCAAVGHEYRPSPPVCVAGSSCNRVIYSSRSLCATVGSTVDISCTYRSYDDDIQSKFWFIPDRNYYSQPGDLTNDYDYAGRAQVFDSTNRGSTLRITNLVTGDSNEYRFKFKTASFEWKSVSPGTRLRVTDLQVQVTSKTVTHSYAEAKLKCINNCYRPTIVWFKNGQKIKVGSSTYSAYFYPGDVITCAVKGHESHRSPSVYTPNVPSVWVRPSREVTEGTSLTLSCSSGANPTATYSWYRNNVNQYNAFLRSGSQLELWSIQPSQSGHYYCIAENALGRRTSESIFINVKYAPKTSSVSMNPTGEIVEGCSVTLTCNSDANPAPTYTWYKEDRQLLQGSGSYRFTSITAENRGAYYCKSENQYGRRMSSSLFVDVKYAPKLPFVSINSSGEIMEGSSVTLNCISDANPAANYTWYKENQTLINGSEGIYHFTSISSEDRGIYYCKSGNQYGKIMSSPLFIDVQYPPRLPSVSLNPFGKIVEGSSVSLNCSSDANPAANYTWYKENQTLINGSKDARKLPFASVNSSDEIMEGRSMALNCSSDANPAANYTWYKKNQTLINGSKDAPKLPFASMNSSYEIMEGSSVTLSCSSDANPAANYTWYKENQTLINGSEGIYHFTPIRSEDRGIYYCKSENQYGRIMSSPLFINVQYPPKPQFASVNSSGEIVEGSSVTLNCSSDANPAANYILDFDRSVFQFLFVSGGFSTSVSYSGGGMHGQLG, via the exons ATGACTTatgcaggagcagcagcagctggtgctTTGGtcatctttcttctttctgtacTGG GTGGACGCTTCGTCTCCTCATCACAAATACCATGGCCAGTCACAG ACCTCCACGTCCAAGTGAACTCACCATCCAGTTGCCGCTACTATAGCTGCACATGGGCAGATCTGAAATGTGCCCGGGATGATAATCTACACTACACTCCAACCTATGTCTGGTACAAGAATGGAGAAGTAGTTCCAGATGTAACATCTTCTATTTATTCAGAGTACTTTTATCCAGAAGACAGCTATTCCTGTGCTGCAGTGGGACATGAGTATCGCCCATCTCCTCCAGTGT GTGTAGCTGGAAGTTCTTGCAACCGAGTGATTTACAGCTCTCGAAGTCTCTGTGCTACAGTTGGCTCAACTGTGGACATTTCATGCACCTACAGAAGTTACGACGATGATATTCAGTCAAAATTCTGGTTCATTCCTGACCGCAACTATTATTCACAGCCTGGGGACCTGACAAATGACTACGACTATGCAGGTCGTGCTCAGGTCTTTGACTCAACGAACAGAGGTTCCACTCTGAGAATCACCAACCTGGTAACTGGGGATTCGAACGAGTATCGTTTCAAATTCAAAACAGCATCATTTGAGTGGAAGAGTGTTTCACCTGGCACAAGACTTCGGGTCACAG ACCTCCAGGTGCAGGTAACCAGCAAAACAGTTACACATTCGTATGCCGAAGCAAAGCTCAAGTGTATTAACAACTGCTATCGGCCGACTATCGTCTGGTTCAAGAATGGTCAAAAAATTAAAGTGGGATCTTCTACTTATTCAGCATATTTTTATCCCGGAGATGTTATCACTTGTGCTGTGAAGGGACATGAGTCTCACCGTtctccatctgtgt ATACTCCAAATGTTCCCTCAGTGTGGGTGAGGCCGTCTCGTGAAGTCACAGAGGGCACTTCattgactctgagctgcagtaGTGGTGCTAACCCGACAGCTACATACTCCTGGTACAGGAATAATGTAAATCAGTACAATGCATTTCTCCGTAGTGGATCACAGCTTGAGCTGTGGTCTATTCAGCCCTCTCAGTCTGGACATTATTACTGTATTGCTGAGAATGCACTGGGGAGGAGGACATCTGAATCCATATTTATCAACGTGAAAT ATGCTCCAAAGACTTCCTCTGTGTCCATGAACCCCactggtgagatagtggagggcTGTTCAGTGACCCTGACCTGTAATAGTGATGCAAACCCAGCACCAACATATACTTGGTACAAGGAGGACAGGCAACTCCTGCAGGGATCTGGCAGTTATCGTTTCACCTCCATTACAGCAGAAAACAGAGGGGCctactactgcaagtctgagaATCAGTATGGAAGAAGAATGTCCTCATCTCTGTTTGTAGATGTTAAGT ATGCTCCAAAGCTTCCATTTGTATCAATTAATTCCTCTGGTGAGATaatggagggtagttcagtgactctgaacTGCATCAGTGATGcaaacccagcagctaactacacctggtacaaggagaaccaAACACTGATCAATGGATCAGAAGGAATTTATCACTTTacctccatcagctctgaggacagagggatctactactgcaagtctgGGAACCAATATGGAAAAATCATGTCTTCACCTCTATTCATAGATGTCCAGT ATCCCCCAAGGCTCCCCTCTGTGTCACTGAATCCATTTGGTAAGATAGTGGAAGGTAGTTCAGTGTCtctgaactgtagcagtgatgctaacccagcagccaattacacctggtacaaggaaaaccaaacactgaTTAATGGATCAAAAG ATGCTCGAAAGCTTCCCTTTGCATCAGTGAATTCCTCTGATGAGATAATGGAGGGTAGATCAATGGCTCTGAACTGTAgtagtgatgctaacccagcagctaactataCCTGGTACAAGAAGAACCAAACACTGATTAATGGATCAAAAG ATGCTCCAAAGCTCCCCTTTGCGTCAATGAATTCCTCTTATGAGATaatggagggtagttcagtgactctgagctgtagcagtgatgctaacccagcagctaactacacctggtacaaggagaaccaAACACTGATCAATGGATCAGAAGGAATTTATCATTTCACTCCCATCAGGTCTGAAGACAGAGGGAtctactactgcaagtctgagaACCAATATGGACGAATCATGTCTTCACCTCTATTCATAAATGTACAAT ATCCTCCAAAGCCTCAGTTTGCATCAGTGAATTcctctggtgagatagtggagggtagttcagtgactctgaactgtagcagtgatgctaacccagcagctaacta TATTCTGGACTTTGACCGCAGcgtctttcagttcttgtttgtttcaggggGTTTCTCCACTTCAGTCTCCTATTCAGGGGGTGGAATGCATGGTCagttgggttaa
- the arhgap19 gene encoding rho GTPase-activating protein 19, with product MAAGKDVDENTQNKRGAVSSMVVNREESPGSSRAGRPPVIFNPDFFVEKLRHEKPDVFLELVLSNITRLIDLPGTEFAQLLGEESPKTPTGGNGGFFRSFNFLKRKDKGVVFGTPLTESCIAQIYQLIEYLSKNLHVEGLFRVPGNSIRQQALKELLNSGADVDLASGDFHPNDVATLLKTFLGELPEPLLTHRHFHAHLKIADMTLFDDRGNKTSAPNKERQIEALQLLFLLLPHANRSLLKLLLDLLYHTAKQQDKNKMSAFNLALMFAPHVLWPRHMTAGDLKDNLKKLNNSMAFLIKHSQKLFRAPLYLREYARVHFTGSKALQTKDDLELLAASSSPAQRTALPLKRTAVLGPSSQEHQSPAQQYTEEALKELFRHVHHNMPDSAKKKKLVRQLVKQTTSGTPTNEHHHAPPAPSKKHPRSRSFGGLIKRRARGEQLTSERRVRHISPDAVTRATRKPGKENVVLQQVNSPLNGHVLGKAGLVVKNPGLKVSKDSPFVPRMCFSPDPEISL from the exons atggctgcgGGTAAAGATGtcgatgaaaacacacaaaataaaag AGGAGCCGTGAGCAGCATGGTGGTCAATCGCGAGGAATCACCGGGGAGCTCCCGCGCCGGGCGACCGCCGGTCATCTTCAATCCCGATTTCTTTGTGGAGAAGCTCCGCCACGAGAAGCCAGATGTTTTCCTGGAGCTGGTTCTGAGCAACATAACGCGCCTCATCGACCTTCCCGGGACGGAGTTCGCCCAGCTCCTCGGTGAGGAGAGCCCTAAGACCCCGACGGGCGGAAATGGAGGATTTTTCCGTTCTTTCAACTTCCTGAAACGCAAAG ATAAGGGCGTCGTGTTTGGGACCCCTCTGACGGAGAGCTGCATCGCCCAGATCTACCAGCTCATCGAGTACCTCAGCAAAA ATCTGCATGTTGAGGGGCTGTTCCGGGTTCCCGGGAACAGCATTCGTCAGCAGGCTCTGAAGGAGCTCCTCAACAGCGGGGCGGACGTCGACCTGGCATCCGGAGACTTTCACCCGAACGACGTGGCCACGCTGCTCAAGACTTTCCTGGGAGAGCTGCCGGAGCCCCtgctgacacacagacacttcCACGCTCACCTTAAGATCGCTG ACATGACCCTGTTTGACGATCGCGGCAACAAGACGTCGGCGCCCAACAAGGAGCGTCAGATCGAGGCCCTGCAgctgctcttcctcctgctgcctcaCGCCAACCGCTCGCTGCTCAAACTGCTGCTGGACCTTCTCTACCACACCGCCAAGCAGCAAGACAAGAACAAGATGTCCGCCTTCAACCTGGCCCTCATGTTCGCCCCGCACGTCCTCTGGCCCAGACAT ATGACGGCTGGTGACCTTAAAGACAATCTGAAGAAACTCAACAACAGCATGGCCTTTCTCATCAAACACTCTCAGAAGCTCTTCAGG GCTCCACTTTACCTGAGGGAATACGCCAGAGTGCACTTCACTGGATCCAAGGCCCTGCAGACTAAG GACGACCTGGAGCTGCTGGCGGCGAGCTCCTCTCCGGCTCAGCGGACGGCGTTGCCTCTGAAGCGGACGGCCGTTCTGGGCCCCAGCTCCCAGGAGCACCAGTCCCCAGCCCAACAGTACACAGAAGAGGCCTTGAAGGAGCTCTTCAGACACGTCCACCACAACATGCCCGACTcggccaagaagaagaaacttgtCCGACAG TTAGTCAAGCAGACAACTTCAGGGACTCCCACCAACGAGCACCACCACGCCCCCCCGGCTCCCAGCAAGAAACACCCCCGCTCACGCTCCTTCGGGGGCCTCATCAAG CGCAGAGCTCGAGGTGAACAGCTGACGTCAGAGCGAAGAGTCAGACACATCTCCCCCGACGCCGTCACCAGGGCAACGAGGAAACCGGGCAAAGAGAACGTCGTCCTGCAGCAG GTGAACAGTCCGTTGAACGGTCACGTGTTGGGGAAAGCAGGGCTGGTGGTGAAGAACCCAGGTCTGAAGGTTTCTAAG GACTCCCCCTTTGTGCCCAGGATGTGTTTCTCTCCTGATCCCGAGATCTCGCTGTAA